In Kineococcus rhizosphaerae, the following proteins share a genomic window:
- a CDS encoding permease, with protein sequence MSSPLVPTRRRTLLGAAAFAVLVVLLLLWAKWAPYTARVGELVGSRAWSGSSVVAAAGITPGSGPSLTAGWEFTKVYALAVWKALVAGLVVAAAVQTLLPRRWLLSLLRRRRDTSSALVGGLLSTPSMMCTCCTAPVANALRRSGAPTAGVVAYWLGNPLLNPAVLVFLALVAPWPWAATRLVVGLLVVVAGSALVARVAGGRVPAEAAEQVQDAHDGGPRRFLPVLARTAAWLVPEYLVVVLLVGTFAGWLFPLGESARSWGVLAVLVAVVLGTLLVVPTAGEVPLAQGLATAGFGPAVVGALLIALPAVSLPSAVMVVGALGRRVVGWTVLVVAAGAVVAAGLLSVL encoded by the coding sequence GTGAGTTCCCCCCTCGTCCCGACGCGCCGCCGCACCCTGCTGGGTGCGGCGGCGTTCGCCGTCCTGGTCGTGCTCCTGCTGCTGTGGGCCAAGTGGGCCCCCTACACCGCGCGGGTCGGGGAGCTCGTGGGGTCGCGGGCGTGGTCGGGCAGCTCGGTCGTGGCCGCCGCGGGGATCACCCCGGGGTCGGGCCCGAGCCTGACCGCCGGGTGGGAGTTCACGAAGGTCTACGCCCTCGCGGTGTGGAAGGCGCTGGTGGCCGGGCTCGTCGTCGCCGCCGCCGTGCAGACCCTCCTGCCGCGGCGGTGGCTGCTGTCCCTGCTGCGCCGGCGGCGGGACACCTCCAGCGCGCTGGTCGGGGGGCTGCTCTCCACTCCTTCGATGATGTGCACCTGCTGCACCGCGCCCGTGGCGAACGCCCTGCGGCGCAGCGGCGCACCGACGGCGGGCGTCGTCGCGTACTGGCTGGGCAACCCGCTGCTCAACCCCGCGGTCCTGGTGTTCCTGGCCCTCGTGGCCCCGTGGCCGTGGGCCGCGACCCGGCTCGTCGTGGGGCTGCTGGTCGTCGTCGCCGGCAGCGCCCTCGTCGCCCGGGTCGCCGGTGGTCGGGTCCCCGCCGAGGCGGCCGAGCAGGTGCAGGACGCGCACGACGGCGGACCGCGACGCTTCCTGCCCGTCCTGGCCCGCACGGCCGCCTGGCTCGTCCCGGAGTACCTCGTCGTCGTCCTGCTGGTGGGGACCTTCGCGGGATGGCTGTTCCCGCTCGGGGAGTCCGCCCGGTCCTGGGGCGTGCTGGCCGTCCTCGTCGCCGTCGTGCTCGGGACCCTGCTGGTCGTGCCCACCGCCGGTGAGGTCCCCCTGGCGCAGGGGCTGGCGACCGCCGGGTTCGGACCCGCCGTCGTCGGGGCCCTGCTCATCGCCCTGCCGGCCGTGAGCCTGCCGTCGGCGGTGATGGTGGTGGGCGCGCTGGGGCGGCGGGTCGTGGGGTGGACGGTCCTGGTGGTGGCCGCCGGTGCCGTCGTCGCGGCCGGGCTGCTGTCCGTGCTCTGA
- the selD gene encoding selenide, water dikinase SelD produces MRLTQYAHGGGCACKIPPGELEEMVAGLTGPATDDLLVGVGDDAAVVRIEGGRAVIATADFFTPVVDDAYTFGRIAATNALSDVYAMGGTPLVAVNLLGWPRGVLPPELAREVLRGGADAAREAGCHLGGGHSIDDPEPKYGMAVTGLGDPDRLLRGDAAVAGLPLTLTKPLGLGVLNNRHKATGEVFEEAIAVMTTLNRDASVAALAAGARCATDVTGFGLLGHLHEVARASGVTAVVDASAVPYVDGARRSLADGFVPGGSRRNLDWVRPFLDAGAADEDELVLLADAQTSGGLLVAGEVPGYPVVGELVPRRGETTLVVR; encoded by the coding sequence ATGCGCCTGACCCAGTACGCCCACGGCGGCGGGTGCGCCTGCAAGATCCCGCCGGGTGAGCTCGAGGAGATGGTGGCGGGCCTGACCGGGCCCGCGACGGACGACCTGCTCGTGGGGGTCGGCGACGACGCCGCCGTCGTGCGGATCGAGGGCGGCCGGGCGGTCATCGCCACCGCCGACTTCTTCACCCCCGTCGTCGACGACGCCTACACCTTCGGCCGCATCGCGGCCACGAACGCCCTGTCCGACGTCTACGCCATGGGCGGCACCCCGCTGGTGGCGGTGAACCTGCTCGGCTGGCCCCGCGGCGTCCTGCCGCCGGAGCTGGCGCGCGAGGTGCTGCGCGGCGGCGCCGACGCAGCCCGGGAGGCGGGCTGCCACCTCGGCGGCGGCCACAGCATCGACGACCCCGAACCCAAGTACGGCATGGCCGTCACGGGCCTGGGCGACCCCGACCGCCTGCTGCGCGGGGACGCGGCCGTCGCGGGCCTGCCCCTGACCCTCACCAAACCCCTCGGCCTGGGCGTGCTGAACAACCGGCACAAGGCGACCGGGGAGGTGTTCGAGGAGGCGATCGCGGTGATGACGACGCTGAACCGCGACGCCTCCGTCGCGGCGCTGGCCGCCGGGGCCCGGTGCGCCACCGACGTCACGGGGTTCGGCCTGCTCGGCCACCTGCACGAGGTCGCCCGCGCCAGCGGGGTCACCGCCGTCGTCGACGCTTCCGCCGTCCCCTACGTCGACGGCGCCCGGCGCTCTCTCGCCGACGGGTTCGTCCCCGGCGGCAGCCGCCGCAACCTCGACTGGGTCCGGCCGTTCCTCGACGCCGGGGCGGCGGACGAGGACGAACTGGTCCTGCTCGCCGACGCCCAGACGTCGGGGGGCCTGCTCGTGGCGGGCGAGGTGCCCGGCTACCCCGTCGTCGGTGAGCTCGTGCCCCGCCGCGGGGAGACGACCCTCGTGGTGCGCTGA
- a CDS encoding formate/nitrite transporter family protein: MAYKTPEQIAVAAVASGEKKANLPVSKMLVGGFLAGAYIAFAGLLAVDVTAGLDPGIWGGVTTLLTGAVFSLGLVLVIVAGSELLTGNMALLPMALFSRKISLGRLGRNWVVVLVANLLGALFVAYVLAVKTHVIGAEGTATFTRLAAIATGKAVTEDDPTIFLRAIGCNWLVCLGVWMALAAEDIGGKVAAIVFPITAFVALGFDHVVANMFFLPAAHWAGVPGIGWGDIVRNWVFAGLGNIVGGGLFVGLAYWFLYLRGAHHDPATDPATDPAQAPAATSDGAGTAGAPKR, translated from the coding sequence ATGGCGTACAAGACGCCGGAACAGATCGCGGTCGCCGCTGTCGCCAGTGGCGAGAAGAAGGCGAACCTGCCCGTCTCGAAGATGCTCGTCGGAGGGTTCCTGGCGGGGGCCTACATCGCCTTCGCCGGCCTGCTGGCCGTCGACGTGACGGCCGGGCTGGACCCGGGGATCTGGGGCGGGGTGACGACCCTGCTGACCGGGGCCGTCTTCAGCCTCGGCCTGGTGCTCGTCATCGTCGCCGGCTCCGAACTGCTCACCGGGAACATGGCGCTGCTGCCCATGGCGCTGTTCAGCCGCAAGATCTCCCTGGGGCGGCTCGGGCGGAACTGGGTCGTCGTCCTGGTCGCGAACCTGCTCGGGGCGCTGTTCGTGGCGTACGTGCTGGCCGTCAAGACGCACGTCATCGGTGCCGAGGGCACCGCCACGTTCACCCGCCTGGCGGCCATCGCCACGGGCAAGGCCGTCACCGAGGACGACCCGACGATCTTCCTGCGGGCCATCGGCTGCAACTGGCTCGTGTGCCTGGGCGTGTGGATGGCCCTGGCCGCCGAGGACATCGGCGGCAAGGTCGCCGCGATCGTGTTCCCGATCACCGCGTTCGTGGCGCTCGGCTTCGACCACGTCGTGGCGAACATGTTCTTCCTGCCCGCCGCGCACTGGGCCGGGGTGCCCGGGATCGGCTGGGGCGACATCGTCCGCAACTGGGTGTTCGCAGGGCTGGGGAACATCGTCGGCGGCGGGTTGTTCGTCGGCCTCGCGTACTGGTTCCTGTACCTGCGCGGCGCCCACCACGACCCGGCCACCGACCCGGCCACCGACCCGGCGCAGGCCCCGGCGGCCACGTCGGACGGGGCCGGGACCGCGGGGGCGCCCAAGCGCTGA
- a CDS encoding TetR/AcrR family transcriptional regulator → MNEHRSAAPPRPRGRASKREAILAASVELFNSQGYELTSMDAVAARAGVSKTTVYAHFGDKLALYHAMAERAVTILDVDFDQLRGDDSLTTFGKLTTLATMLVESLTSETFIAFHRVMILEARDKPDLTSRLVPGAPHVVDVVMAILHEDAVRLGYEIRDVHAHAALFVRIAAATFEVDALLDADFHPDDELVSRHAAWVTHMFLKNVRPVSLWEADGDLTTAPPAPDYLWLAERVHRD, encoded by the coding sequence TTGAACGAGCACCGCTCGGCTGCTCCCCCACGTCCTCGCGGGCGCGCTTCGAAGCGAGAGGCGATCCTCGCCGCGTCCGTCGAGCTGTTCAACTCGCAGGGTTACGAACTCACCTCGATGGACGCCGTGGCCGCCCGGGCAGGCGTTTCGAAGACCACGGTGTACGCCCACTTCGGGGACAAGCTGGCTCTCTACCACGCCATGGCGGAACGCGCCGTCACGATCCTGGACGTCGACTTCGACCAGCTGCGGGGCGACGACTCGCTGACCACCTTCGGCAAGCTGACCACGCTGGCGACGATGCTCGTCGAGTCGCTGACCTCGGAGACGTTCATCGCCTTCCACCGGGTCATGATCCTCGAAGCGCGGGACAAGCCGGACCTCACGAGCAGGCTCGTCCCCGGTGCCCCGCACGTCGTCGACGTGGTGATGGCGATCCTGCACGAGGACGCTGTGCGCCTCGGTTACGAGATCCGGGACGTGCACGCCCACGCTGCGCTCTTCGTCCGGATCGCGGCGGCGACCTTCGAGGTCGACGCGTTGCTCGACGCCGACTTCCACCCCGACGACGAACTCGTGAGCCGGCACGCGGCCTGGGTCACGCACATGTTCCTCAAGAACGTGCGGCCCGTCTCGCTGTGGGAGGCCGACGGGGACCTGACGACGGCACCTCCCGCACCCGACTACCTGTGGCTGGCCGAGCGCGTGCACCGCGACTGA
- the nrfD gene encoding NrfD/PsrC family molybdoenzyme membrane anchor subunit — MTPKPAQETPHQPGQPGFEHVPGTDPIGGQAARMFGAGMGKRRKKGRGDVNAVVPDAEFRSYYGRAVLKPPVWTHEIAYYLFAGGLAAGSSMLAAVADAKGHAFARRALRTTSLGAVGASAYFLIADLGRPERFYNMLRVAKVTSPMSVGTYILSVFGPLSGAAAVAELGELLPQRGALGLLRRVARPAGSVAGVGAAVTGPLLATYTAVLFADTAVPSWHEPYRELPFVFGGSALAAGAGAALLLAPTEQTRSAARVAAIGATVELAAAHRMETSHGLVSEPFHLGRPGRFLKAARACTAAGALGAVLGRGSRLVSAVSGASLLAGSFLTRMAVFEAGVASTKDPKYVVVPQRERLEARRRAS; from the coding sequence ATGACCCCGAAACCCGCGCAGGAGACGCCGCACCAGCCGGGTCAGCCCGGGTTCGAGCACGTCCCCGGGACCGACCCGATCGGCGGTCAGGCCGCGCGGATGTTCGGCGCGGGGATGGGCAAGCGGAGGAAGAAGGGCCGCGGCGACGTCAACGCCGTGGTCCCCGACGCCGAGTTCCGCTCCTACTACGGCCGCGCCGTCCTCAAACCCCCGGTGTGGACCCACGAGATCGCCTACTACCTGTTCGCGGGCGGGCTGGCGGCCGGGTCCTCCATGCTCGCCGCCGTCGCGGACGCGAAGGGTCACGCGTTCGCGCGCCGGGCGTTGCGCACGACGTCGCTGGGAGCGGTGGGGGCCAGCGCCTACTTCCTCATCGCCGACCTGGGCCGGCCCGAGCGGTTCTACAACATGCTGCGGGTCGCCAAGGTCACCTCGCCCATGTCGGTGGGGACGTACATCCTCTCGGTGTTCGGTCCGCTGTCCGGGGCCGCCGCCGTCGCCGAACTCGGTGAGCTCCTGCCGCAGCGCGGGGCCCTCGGGCTGCTGCGGCGGGTGGCGCGGCCTGCGGGGTCGGTCGCCGGGGTCGGCGCGGCCGTGACCGGCCCGCTGCTGGCGACGTACACCGCGGTGCTGTTCGCCGACACCGCCGTCCCGAGCTGGCACGAGCCCTACCGGGAACTGCCGTTCGTCTTCGGCGGCAGCGCCCTGGCCGCCGGGGCCGGAGCGGCCCTGCTGCTGGCCCCCACGGAGCAGACCCGTTCCGCCGCGCGCGTCGCGGCGATCGGTGCCACCGTTGAACTCGCTGCGGCGCACCGGATGGAGACCTCGCACGGGCTCGTCAGCGAACCCTTCCACCTCGGGCGGCCCGGCCGGTTCCTCAAGGCCGCCCGGGCGTGCACCGCCGCCGGTGCGCTGGGAGCGGTCCTGGGGCGGGGCTCCCGCCTCGTCTCGGCGGTGTCGGGCGCGAGCCTGCTCGCCGGGTCGTTCCTGACCCGCATGGCCGTCTTCGAGGCGGGTGTCGCCTCGACGAAGGACCCCAAGTACGTCGTCGTTCCGCAGCGCGAACGACTGGAGGCGCGCCGGCGCGCCTCCTGA
- a CDS encoding 4Fe-4S dicluster domain-containing protein: protein MVSLDDLSGSLYGRLDDPARDAGYADPPPRKGFFTDTSVCIGCKACEVACKEWNAVPEDGIDLLGMSYDNTGGLGADSWRAVAFIEQSRPAVDRAQQDAVAAGFDAFAEAERLGTGVPGGHPVAERAYQNSSHQNPSHGGCGGSCGSASTTAAPAGKGGKDPAGQFLGMPGMLAPAPLPDRDGRQDVRWLMMSNVCKHCTHAACLDVCPTGALFRTEFGTVVVQQDVCNGCGYCVSACPYGVIDKREEDGRAWKCTLCYDRLGEDQTPACAQACPTESIQFGDLDELRERAERRRQQLHDVGVTEARLYGEDPEDGVGGDGAFFLLLDEPEVYGLPPDPVVTTRDLPSMYKHMAAAAGFMVLGVVAAAVGRR, encoded by the coding sequence GTGGTCTCGCTGGACGACCTGTCGGGCAGCCTGTACGGCCGCCTCGACGACCCCGCGCGCGACGCCGGGTACGCCGACCCGCCCCCGCGCAAGGGGTTCTTCACCGACACCTCGGTGTGCATCGGCTGCAAGGCCTGCGAGGTGGCGTGCAAGGAGTGGAACGCCGTCCCCGAGGACGGCATCGACCTGCTGGGGATGTCCTACGACAACACCGGTGGGCTCGGGGCGGACTCCTGGCGCGCGGTGGCGTTCATCGAGCAGTCCCGGCCCGCGGTGGACCGGGCCCAGCAGGACGCCGTCGCCGCCGGCTTCGACGCCTTCGCCGAAGCCGAGCGCCTGGGCACGGGGGTCCCCGGCGGGCACCCGGTGGCCGAGCGGGCCTACCAGAACTCCTCGCACCAGAACCCCTCCCACGGCGGGTGCGGGGGGTCGTGCGGCAGCGCGTCCACCACCGCGGCCCCGGCGGGGAAGGGCGGGAAGGACCCGGCCGGGCAGTTCCTCGGCATGCCGGGCATGCTGGCGCCCGCGCCGCTGCCCGACCGCGACGGCCGTCAGGACGTCCGCTGGCTGATGATGTCCAACGTCTGCAAGCACTGCACGCACGCCGCGTGCCTGGACGTGTGCCCGACGGGGGCCCTGTTCCGCACCGAGTTCGGCACCGTCGTCGTCCAGCAGGACGTGTGCAACGGGTGCGGCTACTGCGTCTCGGCGTGCCCCTACGGCGTCATCGACAAGCGCGAGGAGGATGGCCGGGCCTGGAAGTGCACGCTGTGCTACGACCGGCTCGGTGAGGACCAGACGCCCGCCTGCGCCCAGGCCTGCCCGACGGAGTCGATCCAGTTCGGCGACCTCGACGAGCTGCGCGAACGCGCCGAACGTCGCCGGCAGCAGCTGCACGACGTCGGGGTCACCGAGGCCCGCCTGTACGGGGAGGACCCCGAGGACGGGGTCGGCGGCGACGGTGCGTTCTTCCTGCTGCTCGACGAACCGGAGGTCTACGGCCTGCCGCCGGACCCCGTCGTCACCACGCGGGACCTGCCGTCGATGTACAAGCACATGGCCGCCGCCGCGGGGTTCATGGTGCTCGGCGTCGTGGCCGCCGCGGTGGGCAGGCGATGA
- a CDS encoding aldo/keto reductase, with protein sequence MLNDGRDIPQLGFGVFQIPPAETAAAVRTALEVGYRHLDTAQMYGNEAETLQGVLDSGVPREDVWITSKLNNGAHEPDAARAAVDSSVEKLGGPIDLYLIHWPLPTLYGGDFVSTWKVLEEARADGRLRSIGVSNFQVPHLRRLAQEATVVPAVNQIEVHPYFGNEEVRSYCGEHQIGVEAWSPIAQGKVLDNPTITAVADRLGKTPAQVVLRWHVERGDIVFPKSVTRSRVEENFDLFSFELTEEDLALITALDQGADGRIGGHPDTMDYVPA encoded by the coding sequence ATGCTCAACGACGGACGCGATATCCCCCAGCTCGGCTTCGGGGTCTTCCAGATCCCGCCGGCCGAGACCGCGGCCGCGGTCCGCACGGCCCTGGAGGTCGGTTACCGCCACCTGGACACCGCGCAGATGTACGGCAACGAGGCCGAGACGCTCCAGGGCGTCCTCGACTCCGGTGTGCCGCGCGAGGACGTGTGGATCACCAGCAAGCTCAACAACGGCGCCCACGAGCCCGACGCGGCCCGCGCGGCGGTCGACTCCTCCGTGGAGAAGCTGGGCGGTCCCATCGACCTGTACCTCATCCACTGGCCGCTGCCCACGCTGTACGGCGGTGACTTCGTCTCGACGTGGAAGGTGCTCGAGGAGGCCCGCGCCGACGGCCGGCTGCGCTCCATCGGCGTCTCCAACTTCCAGGTGCCGCACCTGCGCCGCCTGGCCCAGGAGGCCACCGTCGTGCCCGCCGTCAACCAGATCGAGGTGCACCCGTACTTCGGCAACGAGGAGGTGCGCTCCTACTGCGGTGAGCACCAGATCGGCGTCGAGGCGTGGTCGCCCATCGCCCAGGGCAAGGTCCTGGACAACCCCACCATCACCGCCGTCGCGGACCGGCTGGGCAAGACCCCGGCGCAGGTCGTGCTGCGCTGGCACGTCGAGCGCGGCGACATCGTCTTCCCGAAGTCGGTGACGCGCTCGCGCGTGGAGGAGAACTTCGACCTCTTCAGCTTCGAGCTGACCGAGGAGGACCTCGCGCTCATCACGGCCCTGGACCAGGGCGCCGACGGCCGCATCGGCGGGCACCCGGACACCATGGACTACGTCCCCGCGTGA
- a CDS encoding SDR family NAD(P)-dependent oxidoreductase, producing MDLGLQGKRALVTGSSSGIGEGIALRLAEEGATVVVHGRNEARTTAVAERIRSSGGTAETVTGDLTDAAATAALLDEVVAAGGVDILVNNAGGRSGGFSPEPVWETPVEQWLATYRLNLVSAVAATQRLVPGMVERGWGRVIHVASAVALHQPPMFADYQSAKAAEINYARSLAKGLGGTGVTANSISVGIIATPDSEVELMKAAASIGAADWRDAEEEIATEVFRQAVPRIGRPDDIAWAIAYLASPRADFVTGTNVVVDAGV from the coding sequence GTGGACCTCGGACTCCAGGGCAAGCGCGCCCTCGTCACGGGCAGCAGTTCCGGCATCGGGGAAGGCATCGCCCTCCGCCTCGCCGAGGAGGGGGCGACAGTCGTCGTCCACGGCCGGAACGAGGCCAGGACGACGGCTGTCGCCGAGCGCATCCGCAGCTCCGGCGGGACCGCCGAGACCGTCACCGGGGACCTCACCGACGCCGCCGCGACCGCCGCGCTCCTCGACGAGGTCGTCGCCGCCGGTGGCGTGGACATCCTCGTCAACAACGCCGGCGGACGGTCCGGGGGCTTCAGCCCCGAGCCCGTCTGGGAGACGCCGGTGGAGCAGTGGCTCGCCACCTACCGCCTGAACCTCGTCAGTGCGGTCGCGGCGACGCAGCGCCTCGTGCCGGGGATGGTCGAACGCGGCTGGGGCCGGGTCATCCACGTGGCGAGCGCCGTCGCCCTGCACCAGCCGCCGATGTTCGCCGACTACCAGAGCGCCAAGGCGGCGGAGATCAACTACGCGCGCAGCCTCGCCAAGGGACTCGGCGGCACCGGGGTCACCGCGAACTCGATCAGCGTCGGGATCATCGCCACCCCGGACTCGGAGGTGGAACTGATGAAGGCGGCCGCCTCGATCGGGGCAGCCGACTGGCGCGACGCCGAGGAGGAGATCGCCACCGAGGTCTTCCGCCAGGCCGTGCCGCGCATCGGCCGCCCCGACGACATCGCCTGGGCGATCGCCTACCTCGCCAGCCCGCGCGCCGACTTCGTCACCGGCACGAACGTCGTCGTCGACGCCGGGGTCTGA